One Malus domestica chromosome 11, GDT2T_hap1 genomic region harbors:
- the LOC103448964 gene encoding uncharacterized protein — protein sequence MVKNIRKRDDCKPNVDPQYDYIPIQRKQKKANYIYVVSDSESLSIVPLESQSLEPIIEKGKEEPKVESPLNPIAKEIANKLAKKATKQKLNKRYHLPTSTRVYKLLEDETKEKFKEYYIQEKIDYFWMQPRQGSMATELVVLKTDMTSLFVDGAIDANIIDASLYTMAENKSKIGQQQNLYLPSFIFNDMEIEKSKSDQKHIDQTLKTVLQDNVDKVENVFILIKHYFHFGLVVWDIKNGKMTHYNFKLPRVHGHTDQYFDHAVLDCGIFVIQFANQVQEGKPIEATFEKEEVFAKRAQIVTTLVNHENSYANGLKKILEDRRRQNKHRQYDDIPDEDFTTLA from the exons ATGGTAAAAAATATTCGAAAGAGGGATGATTGTAAACCAAATGTCGATCCACAGTATGATTATATCCCAatccaaagaaaacaaaagaaggcAAATTACATATATGTTGTGAGTGACAGTGAAAGCCTTTCAATTGTTCCGTTAGAAAGCCAATCGTTGGAACCAATAATTGAGAAAGGAAAGGAGGAGCCAAAGGTTGAATCACCATTGAATCCAATTGCTAAAGAAATAGCAAACAAACTTGCAAAGAAGGCTACAAAGCAAAAGCTTAACAAACGGTATCATCTACCTACATCAACAAGGGTGTACAAGTTACTTGAAGAtgagacaaaagaaaaattcaaggaATATTACATACAAGAGAAAAT AGATTACTTCTGGATGCAACCAAGGCAAGGATCCATGGCGACTGAGCTTGTTGTCCTAAAAACAGATATGACGTCATTGTTTGTGGATGGAGCAATCGACGCCAACATAATTGATGCTTCGTTATACACAATGGCAGAAAACAAATCAAAAATAGGGCAACAACAAAATCTGTATCTTCCTTCATTCATCTTT AATGATATGGAGATTGAAAAAAGCAAGAGTGATCAAAAGCACATTGACCAAACATTGAAGACAGTTTTACAAGATAATGTGGATAAAGTCGAAAATGTCTTCATACTAATCAAGCATTACTTCCACTTCGGCTTGGTAGTTTGGGACATTAAAAATGGAAAAATGACACACTACAATTTCAAACTACCGAGGGTACATGGGCATACAGACCAATACTTTGATCATGCTGT attGGATTGTGGCATATTTGTCATTCAATTTGCAAACCAAGTGCAAGAGGGCAAACCAATAGAAGCCACATTTGAGAAGGAAGAAGTATTTGCCAAAAGAGCTCAAATTGTAACTACACTTGTGAATCATGAGAATAGTTATGCAAATGGACTGAAGAAGATACTTGAAGACAGAAGACGACAAAATAAACATCGTCAATATGATGACATTCCTGATGAGGATTTTACTACATTAGCATGA
- the LOC103448967 gene encoding homocysteine S-methyltransferase 2 isoform X1: MGSSSSAKTPSLMRDFLRQAGGIAVVDGGLATELERHGADLNDPLWSAKCLLTSPHLIRTLHIEYLEAGADIIITASYQATIQGFEAKGYSTEESEALLRKSVEIAREARDVYYDRCTQCSSADSANGRILKRRPILVAASVGSYGAYLADGSEYSGDYGEAMTLGRLKDFHRRRVQVLAASGPDLLAFETVPNKLEAQAYAELLEEENMQLPAWFSFNSKDGINVVSGDSLLECASVAESCKKVVAVGINCTPPRFIHGLLTLITQVATKPIIVYPNSGESYDADRMMWVQNTGVSDEDFVSYVNKWCEVGASLVGGCCRTTPNTIRAIYRTLPNRSTSPPDL, translated from the exons ATGGGCAGCAGCAGCAGCGCTAAAACGCCGTCGTTAATGAGGGACTTTCTCAGGCAGGCGGGCGGCATCGCGGTGGTCGACGGTGGACTTGCCACCGAGCTCGAACGCCACGGTGCTGACCTCAACGATCCTCTCTGGAGCGCCAAATGCCTTCTCACTTCCCCTCACCTCATTCGCACG TTACACATTGAATACCTTGAAGCTGGTGCAGATATCATAATCACAGCGTCCTATCAG GCCACCATTCAAGGTTTCGAGGCCAAAGGATATTCAACAGAAGAGAGTGAAGCCTTGCTTCGGAAAAGTGTTGAAATTGCCCGTGAGGCACGTGATGTGTATTACGACAGATGTACTCAATGCTCTTCTGCTGACAGTGCGAATGGTAGAATTCTCAAGCGTAGGCCAATCTTAGTTGCAGCATCTGTGGGGAGCTATGGTGCTTATTTGGCTGATGGGTCTGAGTACAG TGGAGATTATGGTGAGGCTATGACGCTAGGAAGATTAAAAGATTTTCATCGGAGAAGGGTCCAGGTCCTAGCAGCATCGGGTCCTGACCTACTTGCATTTGAAACGGTTCCAAATAAGCTGGAGGCTCAG GCTTATGCTGagcttttggaagaagaaaatatGCAACTTCCTGCGTGGTTTTCTTTCAACTCTAAAGATGGCATCAATGTTGTTAGTGGTGATTCTCTCCTTGAATGCGCCTCAGTTGCTGAATCATGCAAGAAAGTCGTTGCAGTTGGAATCAACTGCACCCCCCCTAGATTTATCCATGGACTGTTAACATTAATTACACAG GTGGCTACAAAACCAATTATTGTGTACCCAAACAGTGGTGAAAGCTATGATGCAGATAGAATGATGTGGGTG CAAAACACTGGGGTTTCAGATGAAGATTTTGTCTCGTATGTAAACAAATGGTGTGAGGTAGGGGCTTCCCTTGTAGGAGGTTGTTGCAGAACAACCCCAAATACAATCAGAGCAATATACAGGACTCTTCCCAATAGGTCAACATCTCCACCTGATCTGTAA
- the LOC103448966 gene encoding uncharacterized protein, producing MKRAIPWSDEEGDSDSSSGKSSDSPPSEKTASQVKSGKPKSKVVDFEALKQHGYKGGPSVLGVPPPKAPEQEPNWTWSTGREDGKDGKPGTKKTEEEEESYEQRQKTRAALASGEKLETALTRSDKRNLSFSQKEKRKRELGQASRGKNYVEEEKRLLRDSGVYSGFDT from the exons ATGAAGAGGGCAATTCCATGGAGTGACGAGGAAGGAGATTCGGATTCCTCATCTGGGAAGTCATCAGATTCACCACCCTCCGAGAAAACAGCTTCACAag TGAAATCTGGGAAGCCAAAGAGCAAAGTTGTGGACTTTGAGGCACTGAAGCAACATGGCTACAAGGGTGGGCCGTCTGTGCTGGGTGTGCCGCCACCGAAAGCGCCGGAGCAGGAGCCGAACTGGACTTGGTCTACCGGCAGGGAGGACGGTAAGGACGGCAAGCCCGGAACCAAGAAaaccgaggaagaagaagaatcttATGAACAACGACAGAAGACGAGAGCTGCATTGGCCTCGGGAGAGAAGCTGGAAACTGCGCTGACCCGGAGCGATAAGCGAAACCTGTCGTTTTCGCAGaaggagaagaggaagagagagcttGGGCAGGCAAGCAGGGGGAAGAACTACGTCGAAGAAGAGAAGAGGTTGCTGAGGGATAGTGGTGTTTACTCTGGTTTTGATACATAG
- the LOC103448965 gene encoding uncharacterized protein, which yields METKADGGDSSLVLIKQGAEARVFESDFVGRRSIVKERFSKKYRHPSLDAKLTLKRLNAEARCMTKARRLRVCTPVLYHVDTVLHTLTFEYVEGPSVKDVFLRFGLGDGSVAEERIDDIAMQIGQAIAKLHDGGLIHGDLTTSNLLIRASTNQLVVIDFGLSFTSTLPEDKAVDLYVLERALLSMHSSCGNVMDRILAAYRKSSKQWSSTLNKLAQVRQRGRKRTMVG from the exons ATGGAAACCAAGGCGGATGGTGGAGATAGCTCGCTTGTTCTGATCAAGCAAGGAGCCGAAGCT AGGGTTTTTGAGTCAGACTTCGTGGGAAGGAGGTCAATTGTCAAGGAGCGTTTTTCAAAGAAGTATAGGCATCCGTCTTTGGATGCAAAGCTTACGCTCAAGCGCCTCAATGcg GAGGCCAGGTGCATGACGAAAGCAAGACGGCTCAGGGTCTGTACTCCAGTGCTTTACCATGTAGACACTGTGCTGCATACCCTAACATTTGAATACGTGGAGGGTCCTTCTGTCAAAGATGTATTTCTTAGATTCGGGTTAGGCGATGGAAGTGTTGCTGAAGAACGCATTGATGATATTGCAATGCAGATTGGTCAAGCAATTGCGAAACTACATGATGGTGGCCTCATTCATGGGGACTTGACCACATCTAACTTGTTAATCAGAGCTAGTACTAATCAGTTG GTTGTCATTGATTTCGGTCTGAGCTTTACATCAACCCTTCCAGAAGACAAAGCTGTGGATTTGTATGTACTGGAAAGAGCTTTGCTCTCAATGCATTCTTCGTGTGGGAATGTG ATGGATCGGATACTTGCTGCGTATCGGAAGTCCTCAAAGCAGTGGTCATCCACATTAAACAAGTTAGCTCAAG TGAGACAACGAGGCCGAAAGCGCACCATGGTTGGATGA
- the LOC103448967 gene encoding homocysteine S-methyltransferase 2 isoform X2: MGSSSSAKTPSLMRDFLRQAGGIAVVDGGLATELERHGADLNDPLWSAKCLLTSPHLIRTLHIEYLEAGADIIITASYQATIQGFEAKGYSTEESEALLRKSVEIAREARDVYYDRCTQCSSADSANGRILKRRPILVAASVGSYGAYLADGSEYSGDYGEAMTLGRLKDFHRRRVQVLAASGPDLLAFETVPNKLEAQAYAELLEEENMQLPAWFSFNSKDGINVVSGDSLLECASVAESCKKVVAVGINCTPPRFIHGLLTLITQLVSCSIPSGGYKTNYCVPKQW; this comes from the exons ATGGGCAGCAGCAGCAGCGCTAAAACGCCGTCGTTAATGAGGGACTTTCTCAGGCAGGCGGGCGGCATCGCGGTGGTCGACGGTGGACTTGCCACCGAGCTCGAACGCCACGGTGCTGACCTCAACGATCCTCTCTGGAGCGCCAAATGCCTTCTCACTTCCCCTCACCTCATTCGCACG TTACACATTGAATACCTTGAAGCTGGTGCAGATATCATAATCACAGCGTCCTATCAG GCCACCATTCAAGGTTTCGAGGCCAAAGGATATTCAACAGAAGAGAGTGAAGCCTTGCTTCGGAAAAGTGTTGAAATTGCCCGTGAGGCACGTGATGTGTATTACGACAGATGTACTCAATGCTCTTCTGCTGACAGTGCGAATGGTAGAATTCTCAAGCGTAGGCCAATCTTAGTTGCAGCATCTGTGGGGAGCTATGGTGCTTATTTGGCTGATGGGTCTGAGTACAG TGGAGATTATGGTGAGGCTATGACGCTAGGAAGATTAAAAGATTTTCATCGGAGAAGGGTCCAGGTCCTAGCAGCATCGGGTCCTGACCTACTTGCATTTGAAACGGTTCCAAATAAGCTGGAGGCTCAG GCTTATGCTGagcttttggaagaagaaaatatGCAACTTCCTGCGTGGTTTTCTTTCAACTCTAAAGATGGCATCAATGTTGTTAGTGGTGATTCTCTCCTTGAATGCGCCTCAGTTGCTGAATCATGCAAGAAAGTCGTTGCAGTTGGAATCAACTGCACCCCCCCTAGATTTATCCATGGACTGTTAACATTAATTACACAG TTAGTTTCATGTTCAATTCCTTCAGGTGGCTACAAAACCAATTATTGTGTACCCAAACAGTGGTGA